In the Alphaproteobacteria bacterium genome, TGGGCGAGCGGCGCATAGCGTTCCGCGATGAGGCCGCGGCGGATCTTCATGGTGCGGGTCAATTCGCCATCGTCGGCGTCCAGCTCCTTGTGCAGCACCAGGAAGCGCTTGATCTGCGCCCCGGCCATCACCTCTTCGTCGACCAGGGACTTGTTCACCTCGGCAACGTGCTCGCCCAGCATCTCGTAGACACGCGGGTGGCCGGCGAGCTCCTGGTAGGAGCCATAGACCACGTTGTTGCGTTCCGCCCACGAGCCGACTGCCACGAGGTCGATATTGATCATCACGGTGACGTCGTCGCGCTCATTGCCGAGCGCCACGGCCTGCTTGATGTTCGGGTAGAACTTGAGCTTGTTCTCGATGTACTTCGGCGCGAACATCGTCCCGTCGCGCAATCGCCCGACATCCTTGGCGCGGTCGACGATCTTGAGATGCCCGGTTTTCGGATCGATGAAGCCGGCATCCCCGGTGCGCACCCAGCCGTCGGGAGTCTTGGTCTCGGCGGTCTTTTCCGGGTCCTTGTAGTAGCCCTGGAAAACGCCCGGCGACTTGAACAGCACCTCGCCGTTGTCGGCGATCTTCACATCGACATCGATGTTCGGCTTGCCGACCGTGTCGGCGTAGATCTCGCCGTCGGGCTGGGCCGTGATGTAGACCGAAGCCTCGGTCTGCCCATAGAGCTGCTTCAGGTTGAGGCCGAGCGAGCGATAGAAACGGAAGATCTCCGGTCCGATCGCCTCGCCTGCCGTATATCCGACGCGGATATCGGTGAGCCCGAAGCGATTCTTGAGCGGACCGTACACCAGCACGTCGCCCACTCGGTAGATCAGCCGCGCCGTGAGCGGCACCGGCTCCTTGTTGAGGATCTTCTCGCCCCACTTGCGCGCGTGTTCGATGAAGAAGCGGAACATCTTGCGCTTCGCGCGCCCCGCATCTTCCATTCGCACCATCGTGAGCGTGAGCAGGTTCTCGAACACGGCCGGCGGGGCAAAAGCATAGGTCGTGCCGACCTCACGCCGGTCCTCGATCACGGTCTCGCCCGCCTCCGGGCAATTGACGCAGTAGCCCGCCACATAGTGCTGCGCGTAGGAGAACAGGTGGTCGCCGACCCAGGCGAGCGGCAGATAGGCGATCGTCTCTTCCTTCTCGTCGAGCCTGTCGAAGACGTTGCCGTTCCGCGCAGAGATGATGCAGTTGTCGTATGACAGCATCACGCCCTTCGGCCGCCCGGTCGTGCCCGACGTGTAGAGGATCACCGAAAGGTCGCGGCCCGTCCCCTGCCCGATCGACTCCTCCCAGGCGGCAAGCCCTGCGGGATCGCTGAGCTTCTCGGTGCCGACTTTCTGCACGTCGTCGATCCAGGAGAGCTTGCCGCGGTCGTAGTCGCGCAGGCCGCGCGGCTCGTCATAGACGAGATGGCGCAGCGTCGGCACGCGCTCCGCGACCGACAGCACCTTGTCGACCTGCTCCTGGTCCTGCACGACCGCGACGGTGACCTCGGCGTGCTCCAGCACGTACGCCATTTCCTCGGCGACCGAGTCCGCATAGATCGGCACCGGCACCGCACCGAGCGCCTGGCCCGCGCACATCGCCCAATAGAGCCGCGGACGGTTCGCGCCGATCACGGCGAACTTGTCGCCGCGCCTGAGGCCGAGTTCGTCGAGACCGACCGAGAAGGCGCGGATATCGTCGAGCATCTGTCCCCAGGTCCACGACTGCCAGATGCCGAGGTCCTTGTGGCGCATCGCGACGCGGCTGCCACGCGTCTTTGCGTTCTGAATCAGGAGCTTCGGAAAGGTATCCGCAGCGGCGCGCCCGTTGTCCAAGACGCCGTCCCTCCGTCTCGCCGGGGCTCATTCGCCGCGCGGCTGTTCACCCTCGCCGCCGTTGACCGGCGGTCTTTGCCTTCATTGCGGCATATGAAATCACCGGCCCAGCGTGGTCAAGCCGCCGTTACGCCCAAAGAATTGGCCTTTTGGCGCATCGAAATGTGACCGGCAAGGAATGCCGCATCCTCCCCGACACCTGACAAGAACGACGAATTCATGCGGGACAGCCACTGCAGGCCCAGGAAGTAGAGGCCGGGAATGTCGGTGACGCCCCGGCGATGCACCGGCTCACCGCGCCCATCGAAGACCGGGAGGCCGATCCAGCCGAAATCCACCCCATAACCGGTCGCCCAGATGATCGCCGAAATGCCTGCATCGGCGAACGTCAGGTGGGTCAGCGGCGCTGTAACGCACGGTGGATCGGCGCGGAACACGCGCGCGTCCGGCTCGGCCGGCATGTCGAGGCCGCTTCTCTCGATGTGGCTGTCGACAAGATCGAGGAAGGCCAGATAGGTCGTATCGCCTGCCGCGAGCGTCGCCGCAACGTCGGCGGCAAAGTCCATCGCGCCATCGCGTGCCGCCGTCACGTGACCGAGCAATGTCATTCCCTGCGCGGCGTAGTCCCGGAAATCGATGGTGTGCCCGCCATAGGCGCCGGTGATCAGCGGCAGCGCGCGATCGGGGCCCCGCTTCTCGACCGGCGTCTGGTCGAGGCCAAGCTCGCTCAGCCACCAGATGAGATCGCGGCCGCGATAGCGGCGCGGCATGCGCTTATGGCGCCCGACCGAGATGAAGACGCGCCGGCCTGCGCGGGCGAGTTCCTCGGCGATCTGCGCCCCGGATGCCCCGGAGCCGACCACAAGCACGGCGCCGGGCGGAAGCTGGTCCGGATTCGTGTATCGGCTGGCATGGACCTGGAAAACGCTGCTCACGTCCTTCGCGAGCGGCGGCGTGATGGCGCGCTGATAGGGGCCGGTCGCGATCACCACATTGCTTGACGCAATTGGTCCCGTCGACGTTTCCGCCACGAAACCTGCGCCGTCGCGGCGGAGCGCCGTCACATCGACGCCGCAGCGCACCGGCGCCTTCGCAAAGTCGGCGTACGCGCACAGGAAGTCGACAATGTCGGGCGAGGCCGCGAAAGCATCGGCGTCGCGATGCGCAAATGCAAAGTCCGGCAACTGCACCGACCAGTTGGGAAACTGGAAGCGCAGGCCGTCCCACCGCTCGCTGCGCCAGCGCTCTGCGATGCGATGGCGCTCGACCACCAGATGACCGCACCCGCGGCGGCTCAACATATGGCTCATTGCGAGGCCGGCCTGGCCGGCGCCGATGATGAGCGTATCGACGCGCTCAGTTGCCATGGACGGTCGCCGCATCGCGATAGACGCTGACGCCGCAGACCTGATCGCCCGCGCGCCCCACATAGGCATCCTTCACGACGTTGTGCGTCGTGCCGGGAAGCCGCGACATAAAGCTTACCCGTACGACCTCGCCATCCCTGGCCGCGGCGAAAATCTTCTCGCCGACCGGCTCCCCGGCAAGGTCGCGCACCTCTCGCACATCATGCGCGACCAGCCCCTCGTGCGCCGTGAAGATGCCGTCGTGGGCGCCAAAGCAGAAGACGAACAGGTCGCGATCGCGAAAGCCCGGGGCGTTGTGATTGAATTTCTCGATCGCGCCGCGCCGGTCGGCCTTCACCTCGGCGATCGCGCGGGAAAGCATCGCCTGGGCTTCCTGCGCAGTGCCGAATTCCGCGCTGCCTGCCGCCGCGGGCCCCGCAAGGGCCAGGGCCACCAGCGCGAAGCACACGGTTCGTTGCTCTCCCATGCAACTCTCCCTGTCGCCTGCCGTCCGCAGGACTCTCGTGAAGACGATGCTAGCCAAACCTGGTCTTTGTAGAAGCGATATCTTTTTACAAGAGTGTTTAGCGTTGCTAATATCCCAAAATGTCCGACCGGCTGCCGCCCCTCTCCGCGCTGCGCGCCTTCGAGGCGGTCGCCCGGCGGCTGAGCTTCAGCCGCGCCGCGGAAGACCTGCACGTCACGCCCGGCGCCGTGAGCCAGCAGATCCGGTTTCTCGAGCAGCATCTCGGCGAGACGCTGTTCGAGCGCACGCGCCGCTCGGTGGCGCTGACCGAGACCGCCATGAAGATGCTACCCGAAATCCAGGCCGGACTCGAGACGCTGGCGCGCGCGCTCAGCAGCAAGACCGCACCCCACTCGGCAAAAGCGCTGACCATCAGCGTCGCGCCCTCGTTCGCGTCGAAATGGCTGCTGCCGCGGCTGGCGGATTTTTCCGACCAGCACCCCGATATCGACCTGCGCATCTCGGCGACGGTCGGCCTTGCGGACTTCAAGCGCGACAAGGTCGACCTCGCAATCCGCCTCGGCCGTGGCGCCTATCCCGACCTTCATACCGAGCTCCTGTTCGGAGAGGCGCTCGCGCCGTTGTGCGCGCCGCAATTGCTTGAGGCGAGGGGACCGCTGCGCAAACCCGACGACTTGCGCAAACATCGCCTGCTGCACGACACATCGATCCCGGGCGAGAGCGAGCAAAGCTCGTGGGAGCGCTGGCTTAATCTGGCCGGCGCAAAGCATGTGCCGGCGCATCGCGGCACGCACTTCAGCCTCGCCGACCTCGCGATGCAGGCCGCGGTCGACGGCGCCGGCGTCGTGCTGGGCCGGATGGTGCTCGCCGAGGGCGATCTCGCGGCCGGCCGGCTGGTACGGCCGTTCAAGGTGATTTTGCCGCTCGATGTGAGCTATTTTCTGGTGATGCCGAAGGGGAGCTTGCGGAGAGCCGAGGTGCAGGTCTTTCGCGATTGGCTGTACGGTAGGATGAAGCAGTCCGCCCCCAGACGGACGGCGAGGAAGCCCGCATGACGCACATTCACGAAGGCGGCTGCCTCTGCGGCGAGGTGCGCTATCGGACCTCCGCCGAGCCGCTCAGAGTCACGGTTTGCCACTGCACCTTTTGCCAGCGCTTCACCGGCACCGCCTATCTGGTCGAGCCGATCTTCCGGCGCGCGAACGTCGCGCTGACCGGCGCCGCGCCCAAGACCTACGACCACCGCTCGGACAGCAGCCAGAAGCGCGTCACACTGAATTTCTGCGGCCGCTGCGGCACCACGATCTATCTCGACCTGGAGCGCTTCCCCGGCATCCTCGGGCTCTGCGGCGGCACCTTCGACGATCCGAACTGGTTCACGCGCGGCACGGTGGACTGCCGTCACATCTTCACGCGCTCGGCGCAATCGGGCGTCGTGCTGCCGGCCGGCCTCCAGACCTACGAAGCCCATGCGATCAAGCTCGACGGCACGCCGAACGAGCCGGTCGTGTTCGCGCATGCCCTGACGGTCGCGCGTTAGCGTACATCGGCATGGCGTAGCTGGGCTCCGGGCTCGGAAAGCGCCTGCTCCGGCGCACGCGAGCCGAGGATCGCGGCGAGCGCTGCCGGCAATTGCGGATAGCGGAAGACGAATCCGCTTTTGAGCGCCTTCTCGGGAACGATACGTGCGCCTGACAGCAGCAAGTCCTTGACCATATCGCCGCCGACAAGCCGCAGCGGCGCTGCCGGAAGATGCAGGAATGCGGGACGATGCAACGCGCGCCCGAGTTCATGCGCAAACGTCGCGTTGCGCACCGGTTCGGGCGCGGTGGCATTCACCGCTCCGGTCAGCGCCGGGCTCGCGATCGCATGCGCGATCAGCCGCACCATGTCGTCGAGCGCGATCCATGACTGCCACTGACGGCCGGAGCCGATCGGCCCGCCGAGGCCGTATTCGAACGGCACCAGCAGGTTCGCAAGCATGCCGCCCTCGGTGCCGAGCACGAGACCGATGCGCAGCCGCACCACGCGCACGCCGAAGCGCTCGGCCTGCACGGCGGCCCGCTCCCAGTCGCCGCAGACGCTGTGCCCGAAGCATGGCCGGCCTTCGTTCGCCTCGGTGACGATCTCGTCAGCGTGCGCACCGTAGAAGCCGATCGCTGACGCATTCACCAGCACGGCGGGCTTCACCGCCAGCCGCCGGATCAGCCGCACGACGTTGCCGGTCATGCGCAGCCGCGAGGCGAGGATCTTGTGGCGCTTCGCGACGGTCCAAAGTCCGTTGGCCACCGGCTCGCCGGCAAGATTCACGATCGCGTCGATGTGCGTGTCGTCGGGAAGCTGCGAGAGCCCGGTGATCAGCCGGAACGGCGGCATGAGCGATGCGGCCCGCACGGGATCGCGCGCCAGCACGATCACCTGATGGCCCGCCGTCACCAGCGCCTGCACGAGGCGGCGGCCGATGAAGCCGGTGGCGCCGGTGACCAGCACGGTCTGCCGCACCGGCAGCGCCTTCACCAAGTCCTCGGGCGGCGTCGCGGCCGGTTCGGGCCGGTGCGCGGCGAGGAGGTCGCGCAGGCCGAAGATCACCGCGCCGAACCCCGCGAACGCCATCAGGGCGCTCCAGTATCCGTGCGACGCGAGCTTGATCGCGGTCGGCTCACCGGCCCAGCCGGCCAGCACCGGCGCCGCCAGCACCAGGATGGCGCCGTAGTTGATCGCGAGCAGCGTGTGGTTGACCCGCTCGCTTGCCGGCAGCTTGCGGCTCATGTCCTCCTCGATGAAATCAGCAAGCGTGATGAACACTTCGATCACCAGCGCGGCGATAAGCGCCATCGCCAGCACGCCGTGCACTTCGAGGAAACCGAGCACGCAGAACATCACGGCGTAGATCAGGCTGCGCGCCGCATGCAGTTTCAGCTCATGCCGCTGCGACGGCCGCCAGGCGAGCCGCTCGGTCAGTTCGTGGTGATAGATCGTGTCGAACGACGCCATCGCGATCTGGATGGCGATGAGAGTCCAGAGCATCGTGGTCATGGGTGTGCCTCCTTGAAGGCGGCGGTCTGGCAGATGAGCCGGCCGAGCCGCGGGTGAACGATGTCGAGCTTGAACAAGAAACGGCCGTCGCCGAGCTCGGCGTGGGTGACGCTGAGCGCGCCGGGCGCGAGCCATGCGGGCAGCCGCAGGCGGAAGCGGCCGAGCTGCACGAAGTAATGCGCGGCGCGAAAGATCAGGGCGTTTTCTGGCGCATGTCCTTTTCGGAAAACCGGTTCCCACCCCGGATCAAGTCCGGGGCAGGCATTTTCCGGGACATACTCTTCAACGTGAATTGTCAGCGCCATCCCGACGCCGCAGCCGACATATTCCTCGAGCCCGGTCGGGCCGGCGAAACGTTTCGACGAATGCACCACCTGCGGAAACCCGCGCCGGCGCGCGTAGAGCCGCGTCCAGTGCTGGCCGCTGGTCGCGACGTCCTCGGTGACGGTGACGACGCTCGGCACGTGACTGTCACGCGAGAGTGGCAGCGGCCCGCCGATCAGCCGCGCCACGTGCGCGAGCAGAAAGCCAGCCGCGCTCATCTGCGTCTCGATCACTTCGCCGACATAAACCGTGGTGTTGCCGCCGGAGAGCCGCTTCGAAAAGCGGCGACGGATCGGAGCAGGCAATGCGGCCCACTCGTCTTCCGAGAGCAAGGCACGAAAGCGCAGGTCGCCCAGTGCGCTCGCCTCGCCTTCTGGCCGACCGGTCTCGGCCGGCAGCGGATCGAAGACTTTGAGCCGCGCGAGCGGGCGCATGACGGCTACCCTTCTTTGCGCATGATCTTTTCCGAAAACCGGTGCCCATCCCCGATCGGGGTCGAGGACATGCTTTTCGGGATCATGCGGCTCAAGCCTGTTTCTTCCTCCCGGCGGGAAGGAAATTGAGCACCTTCGCGCCGAGGCGCAGCGCAGTCGCGATCTGCGGCTTCGGCGCCGAGAGCATCTGCGTGTAGAAGCGCTCCATCATCTCGATGAAGCCGAGCATCTCCTTTAGCCGCGCGCGCGCGGCCGGGCTCACGCCCGCGTCGCGATCGGCCTCCGCGCTGCAGGTTTTGAGCACCGCGATCGCGGGATCGATCTCGCGTTCCTTGCGGCCGGCCGCGATGCGCAGGAAGACTTCCCAGATGTCGGTCTCAGCCTCGAAATGGTCGCGCCGGTCTCCGCGCAGCGGCACGCGGCGGATCAGGTTCCAGCCGAGCAGTTCCTTGATCGAATTCGACACGTTCGAGCGGGCGAGCCCGAGCGCGTCGGCGATGTCTTCCGCCGTCATCGGCGTCTCGGACAGGAACAGCAGCGCGTGGATCTGGCTGACCGAGCGGTTGACGCCCCAGTTCCCGCCCATCTCGCCCCAGTGCAGCACGAAGCGCTCGATCGCGAGCGGCAGAGGTTTCCCGTTGTCGGTAATTTCTGTCATAACAGACATATCAGACATGACAGGTAGAATGTCAAGGCGCGGGACGGCGGATGGGTTAATGTTTCCTGCGTCATGGCCGGGCTTGTCCCGGCCATCCACGACTTGCTGCGTGGCTCCGGCAAGGAAGACGTGGATGCCCGGCACAAGGCCGGGCATGACGAAGCGTGTGGGTGCGCTATAGTCCTCGCCCTCTCCTGCCCCCTAATCCACAACAGGAAACGCCCGTGCCCTCATCACCCGACATGACCATCCGCGACGTGCGCGTGACCATCCTGCGCATGCCCTGGGCCAACCCCGAGTGGATCAAGGGCCATGCGCTCGGGCCGGACCGCGGCCTTCTCATCGTCGATGTCGAGACCGCCGGCGGCGTCACCGGCATGGGCTATCTGTTTCACTTCCGCCCGGGACTGAAATCGATCGCCGAATTCCTCACCGAATGCGTGATCCCGCGGGTGAAGGGCAAGGACGCGACCGCCGTCGAGGCGATCTGGCGCGACCTCTGGACCACCACGATGACCTACGGCCGCGGCGGCATCGCCGCGATGGCCATGTCGGCGCTCGACATCGCGTTGTGGGACGCGGTCGGCAAGCGCGCGAACCTGCCGCTGCATCGTCTGTGGGGCCACTACCGCTCCAAGATCCCGATCTACGGCTCGGGCTGTTTCCGCGGCGCGGGCCGCGACGGCATGATCGAGAAGGCGCTCATCTACGTGAAGCAGGGCTACAAGGCGATCAAGATGCAGGTCGCGCATGTGCACACTTTGGCGCAGGACCATGAGAACGTGCGCGCGATGCGCGAGGCGGTCGGGCCCGTCATCGACATCATGATCGACGTCAACATGGGCTGGGACGCGGCGACCGCGATCACGATGGGGCGCAAGTTCGAGGATTACGACATCTACTGGCTCGAGGAGCCGGTGCCGGCCGACGACTTCGCGGGCTACCAGCGCATCGCGGCCGCGCTCGACATGCGCGTGGTCGGCGGCGAGACGCATTTCACGCGCTACGACCTGCGCCCGTTCTTCATCAATCCGTGCCTGCCGATCCTGCAGCCCGACCCGATGCGCGGCGGCATGACGGATTTGCGCAAGATCGCCACGCTCGCCGACACCTGGGGCATCACGATTGCGCCGCATCTCTTCCCCGAGCTGAACGTGCACCTGCTCGCCTCGATCCCGAACGGCATCTGGGCCGAGAACATGGGCCTGCTCGACGACCTGTGGGTCGATCCGCTGGACATCGCCGACGGCTTCATCACGGCGCCGGAGCGCCCGGGGCACGGGCTCGCGTTCAAGGAGGAGGTGAGGCGGGAGTTTGTGGTGAGATGAGCGCTCGTCGTCTCACGATGCGAGTCAGGGTGATCGAAGCGAGAATAAGACGTTCCTTGGCGCTCATGTGATTCTCCGCTCGAGCAGTTTCGCGCGCGAGGGACCGGGGTCGAATCGATCTCCAAAGTATTGGGTTTCGTGAGCCACCCGCCCTTCGCGGAACTCCATGATGCTCACCACGTAGGAAGGCACGTCGTCATAGGTGATCACCACTTCGGTGACCCAAAGCTCGCCGCTGCCGACAATTCGCCTGATTGTAAATCGCTTCTTGCTCGGCTGGACAAACCGGCTCTCCTGGATGTTGCGCCGGCCGCGTATCCGCTCGCCCGACTGCGGGTAATCAAGCACAGCATCCTCGCGATAGATGTCATGTTCAGCTTCAAAATCGCTGGCGTCCGAGGCATCCCAATGACGCTGCAGTGCCGTCCGCGCAGTCCGCTCATCCATCTCAATCTCCCGGCAACACTTCCTGCAAAACGACGCCGACGATGACCCGCTTGTCCGTCTCTCCGAGCACCTCGTTCATTCGTCCAATCGCTCGTTACTTGATATAAGCGACACCCTCCCAACATTGTTGACTCACCGCGCCGAGCTCTCCGCCACCCGCTCCAGCTTGCGGCTCAGAAACCACGACAGCCCGAGGAACAGCGCGAGCATCACCAGCCCGACGCCTTGCGAGGCATCGCTCAGCATCTTCTCGGAGAGCTGTCCGAACGCATAGCCGGCTGAGACGACCGCGCAGGCCCACAGGCCCGCCGCGATCGCGTTGAGCACGAGGAACTTGCCCCACGGCAGCGACGACCGGCCGTAGGCGAAAGCGCCGACGCTGCGAATGCCGTTCGGATAGCGGTGAAAGAGGATCATCCAGACGAAATGGCGGTCGGCGAGCCGCGCCACGATCTTGGCCATGCGTTCGAAGCGCGGAAAGCGAGCCGTGAGGCTCGCGCCATAGCGCCGGCCGATCCAGAATCGGATCGCGTCGCCCACGAAACTTCCGAGCCAGCACACGAAGATGAGCGTGCCGAGGCCAAGCGCGCCGGTGCTCGCCGCGTAGCCGGCAAACAGAGTGAGCAGCAGATTGTGTGACGCCGCGAAGGCGAACATGAAGCTGTAGACCGCTTCGCCGTTCTGGCGGATCAGCTCGAGGAAGGCGGCAAGGTCGGTCGGATACACCCCCACGCGATAGCACCATCCCGTTTGACAATCGAACCCGGACACGCGAGGTCAGCGCCAACACGGCGCGAGACCGGATCAATGCCTCTCCACATCGTCACGCTCGCCGAGCGGCCGGATCTGCGCGCCGCGATCTTTGCCGACGCGACGCAGGGCTCGCTGTGGCCCGAATTCATGCGCCACGATCCGGTCGCCGATCTCTATTTTGGCGATGCGGCGCTTAGCCGCTATCTCGATTTCGTTCTCGTGGGCCTTCAGGGCGAAGAGGTCGTG is a window encoding:
- a CDS encoding DedA family protein; the encoded protein is MGVYPTDLAAFLELIRQNGEAVYSFMFAFAASHNLLLTLFAGYAASTGALGLGTLIFVCWLGSFVGDAIRFWIGRRYGASLTARFPRFERMAKIVARLADRHFVWMILFHRYPNGIRSVGAFAYGRSSLPWGKFLVLNAIAAGLWACAVVSAGYAFGQLSEKMLSDASQGVGLVMLALFLGLSWFLSRKLERVAESSAR
- a CDS encoding nuclear transport factor 2 family protein: MDERTARTALQRHWDASDASDFEAEHDIYREDAVLDYPQSGERIRGRRNIQESRFVQPSKKRFTIRRIVGSGELWVTEVVITYDDVPSYVVSIMEFREGRVAHETQYFGDRFDPGPSRAKLLERRIT
- a CDS encoding TIGR01777 family oxidoreductase, with the protein product MTTMLWTLIAIQIAMASFDTIYHHELTERLAWRPSQRHELKLHAARSLIYAVMFCVLGFLEVHGVLAMALIAALVIEVFITLADFIEEDMSRKLPASERVNHTLLAINYGAILVLAAPVLAGWAGEPTAIKLASHGYWSALMAFAGFGAVIFGLRDLLAAHRPEPAATPPEDLVKALPVRQTVLVTGATGFIGRRLVQALVTAGHQVIVLARDPVRAASLMPPFRLITGLSQLPDDTHIDAIVNLAGEPVANGLWTVAKRHKILASRLRMTGNVVRLIRRLAVKPAVLVNASAIGFYGAHADEIVTEANEGRPCFGHSVCGDWERAAVQAERFGVRVVRLRIGLVLGTEGGMLANLLVPFEYGLGGPIGSGRQWQSWIALDDMVRLIAHAIASPALTGAVNATAPEPVRNATFAHELGRALHRPAFLHLPAAPLRLVGGDMVKDLLLSGARIVPEKALKSGFVFRYPQLPAALAAILGSRAPEQALSEPGAQLRHADVR
- the gcvA gene encoding transcriptional regulator GcvA, with amino-acid sequence MSDRLPPLSALRAFEAVARRLSFSRAAEDLHVTPGAVSQQIRFLEQHLGETLFERTRRSVALTETAMKMLPEIQAGLETLARALSSKTAPHSAKALTISVAPSFASKWLLPRLADFSDQHPDIDLRISATVGLADFKRDKVDLAIRLGRGAYPDLHTELLFGEALAPLCAPQLLEARGPLRKPDDLRKHRLLHDTSIPGESEQSSWERWLNLAGAKHVPAHRGTHFSLADLAMQAAVDGAGVVLGRMVLAEGDLAAGRLVRPFKVILPLDVSYFLVMPKGSLRRAEVQVFRDWLYGRMKQSAPRRTARKPA
- a CDS encoding DUF4166 domain-containing protein, with product MRPLARLKVFDPLPAETGRPEGEASALGDLRFRALLSEDEWAALPAPIRRRFSKRLSGGNTTVYVGEVIETQMSAAGFLLAHVARLIGGPLPLSRDSHVPSVVTVTEDVATSGQHWTRLYARRRGFPQVVHSSKRFAGPTGLEEYVGCGVGMALTIHVEEYVPENACPGLDPGWEPVFRKGHAPENALIFRAAHYFVQLGRFRLRLPAWLAPGALSVTHAELGDGRFLFKLDIVHPRLGRLICQTAAFKEAHP
- a CDS encoding mandelate racemase/muconate lactonizing enzyme family protein; this encodes MPSSPDMTIRDVRVTILRMPWANPEWIKGHALGPDRGLLIVDVETAGGVTGMGYLFHFRPGLKSIAEFLTECVIPRVKGKDATAVEAIWRDLWTTTMTYGRGGIAAMAMSALDIALWDAVGKRANLPLHRLWGHYRSKIPIYGSGCFRGAGRDGMIEKALIYVKQGYKAIKMQVAHVHTLAQDHENVRAMREAVGPVIDIMIDVNMGWDAATAITMGRKFEDYDIYWLEEPVPADDFAGYQRIAAALDMRVVGGETHFTRYDLRPFFINPCLPILQPDPMRGGMTDLRKIATLADTWGITIAPHLFPELNVHLLASIPNGIWAENMGLLDDLWVDPLDIADGFITAPERPGHGLAFKEEVRREFVVR
- a CDS encoding MarR family transcriptional regulator codes for the protein MTEITDNGKPLPLAIERFVLHWGEMGGNWGVNRSVSQIHALLFLSETPMTAEDIADALGLARSNVSNSIKELLGWNLIRRVPLRGDRRDHFEAETDIWEVFLRIAAGRKEREIDPAIAVLKTCSAEADRDAGVSPAARARLKEMLGFIEMMERFYTQMLSAPKPQIATALRLGAKVLNFLPAGRKKQA
- a CDS encoding GFA family protein; protein product: MTHIHEGGCLCGEVRYRTSAEPLRVTVCHCTFCQRFTGTAYLVEPIFRRANVALTGAAPKTYDHRSDSSQKRVTLNFCGRCGTTIYLDLERFPGILGLCGGTFDDPNWFTRGTVDCRHIFTRSAQSGVVLPAGLQTYEAHAIKLDGTPNEPVVFAHALTVAR
- a CDS encoding chemotaxis protein, encoding MGEQRTVCFALVALALAGPAAAGSAEFGTAQEAQAMLSRAIAEVKADRRGAIEKFNHNAPGFRDRDLFVFCFGAHDGIFTAHEGLVAHDVREVRDLAGEPVGEKIFAAARDGEVVRVSFMSRLPGTTHNVVKDAYVGRAGDQVCGVSVYRDAATVHGN
- a CDS encoding AMP-binding protein codes for the protein MDNGRAAADTFPKLLIQNAKTRGSRVAMRHKDLGIWQSWTWGQMLDDIRAFSVGLDELGLRRGDKFAVIGANRPRLYWAMCAGQALGAVPVPIYADSVAEEMAYVLEHAEVTVAVVQDQEQVDKVLSVAERVPTLRHLVYDEPRGLRDYDRGKLSWIDDVQKVGTEKLSDPAGLAAWEESIGQGTGRDLSVILYTSGTTGRPKGVMLSYDNCIISARNGNVFDRLDEKEETIAYLPLAWVGDHLFSYAQHYVAGYCVNCPEAGETVIEDRREVGTTYAFAPPAVFENLLTLTMVRMEDAGRAKRKMFRFFIEHARKWGEKILNKEPVPLTARLIYRVGDVLVYGPLKNRFGLTDIRVGYTAGEAIGPEIFRFYRSLGLNLKQLYGQTEASVYITAQPDGEIYADTVGKPNIDVDVKIADNGEVLFKSPGVFQGYYKDPEKTAETKTPDGWVRTGDAGFIDPKTGHLKIVDRAKDVGRLRDGTMFAPKYIENKLKFYPNIKQAVALGNERDDVTVMINIDLVAVGSWAERNNVVYGSYQELAGHPRVYEMLGEHVAEVNKSLVDEEVMAGAQIKRFLVLHKELDADDGELTRTMKIRRGLIAERYAPLAQALYDGSKIADVATEVTFEDGRKGTLSARVAVRDATTYPVPAKAMEQAA
- a CDS encoding NAD(P)-binding domain-containing protein; this translates as MATERVDTLIIGAGQAGLAMSHMLSRRGCGHLVVERHRIAERWRSERWDGLRFQFPNWSVQLPDFAFAHRDADAFAASPDIVDFLCAYADFAKAPVRCGVDVTALRRDGAGFVAETSTGPIASSNVVIATGPYQRAITPPLAKDVSSVFQVHASRYTNPDQLPPGAVLVVGSGASGAQIAEELARAGRRVFISVGRHKRMPRRYRGRDLIWWLSELGLDQTPVEKRGPDRALPLITGAYGGHTIDFRDYAAQGMTLLGHVTAARDGAMDFAADVAATLAAGDTTYLAFLDLVDSHIERSGLDMPAEPDARVFRADPPCVTAPLTHLTFADAGISAIIWATGYGVDFGWIGLPVFDGRGEPVHRRGVTDIPGLYFLGLQWLSRMNSSFLSGVGEDAAFLAGHISMRQKANSLGVTAA